A region from the bacterium genome encodes:
- a CDS encoding M23 family metallopeptidase, translated as MNTKKMTLMIFFPDGRSRNVPFNLSVLLKGLSALMLLFFFVVFGLTGYNAWRLHSVRKEHFRTSRSVTEERNTVFEHLKSLENFEEKISFYLGGALTDHEGVNVALDKENYSGGVGGGDDSEVDGNLPEGAGLADIPAAPVIPEGQEQQEEKLTPLDSSNIELRIEMLRDRLEELAVLAVKEKTRLDLTPSIPPSPGYITSHFGWRRSPFTGRRDFHRGIDLVNKIGTPIKATASGRVIFAGKEMFWGNAVFIEHQEGVVTKYGHMSSINVKEGDKITRGQVIGFIGMTGRTTGPHVHYQIELDGQPVDPMQFIIDESDIN; from the coding sequence ATGAACACTAAAAAAATGACGCTGATGATTTTCTTCCCGGACGGCCGATCGCGTAACGTGCCGTTCAACCTGTCGGTCCTGCTCAAAGGCCTGTCGGCCCTGATGCTCTTGTTCTTCTTTGTCGTCTTCGGCCTGACCGGGTACAACGCCTGGCGTCTGCACTCGGTCCGGAAGGAGCACTTCCGCACCTCCCGCAGTGTCACCGAAGAGCGGAACACGGTCTTCGAACACCTGAAAAGCCTCGAAAACTTCGAAGAAAAAATATCCTTCTACCTGGGCGGCGCACTCACCGATCACGAGGGTGTCAACGTGGCCCTGGATAAGGAAAATTATTCCGGCGGCGTGGGCGGCGGCGATGATTCCGAGGTCGACGGCAACCTGCCGGAGGGTGCAGGCCTGGCCGACATTCCCGCGGCGCCGGTGATCCCTGAGGGTCAGGAGCAGCAAGAGGAGAAACTCACGCCTTTGGACAGCAGCAACATCGAGCTGCGTATCGAAATGCTGCGCGACCGTCTGGAAGAGCTGGCCGTGCTGGCGGTGAAAGAGAAGACCCGCCTCGATCTGACCCCTTCGATCCCTCCCTCCCCAGGCTATATCACCAGTCATTTCGGCTGGCGGCGCTCGCCGTTCACCGGCCGCCGCGATTTCCACCGCGGCATTGACCTGGTCAACAAGATCGGCACCCCGATCAAGGCTACGGCCTCCGGGCGCGTGATTTTCGCTGGTAAGGAGATGTTCTGGGGCAACGCGGTGTTCATCGAGCACCAGGAGGGCGTGGTCACCAAGTACGGGCACATGAGTTCGATCAATGTCAAGGAAGGCGACAAGATCACCCGCGGACAGGTGATCGGGTTCATCGGCATGACCGGACGCACCACAGGGCCGCACGTGCACTACCAGATTGAGCTCGACGGCCAGCCGGTCGACCCGATGCAGTTCATCATCGACGAGTCCGATATCAACTGA
- a CDS encoding septum formation initiator family protein produces the protein MLDGPRKGRRVLLVLAASVALILLLLFWGEYDLVTLWRLDRERRELSGQVEQLKVENQGLIDQIDGLQDNPEMIEKIARENLGMARKGETVYRILPAERDTLLDSLKIRE, from the coding sequence ATGCTGGATGGACCCCGGAAAGGCAGACGGGTGCTGCTCGTGCTGGCGGCATCCGTCGCCCTGATTCTCCTGCTCCTGTTCTGGGGCGAGTATGACCTTGTCACCCTCTGGCGGCTGGACCGCGAACGACGGGAACTGAGCGGACAGGTCGAGCAGCTCAAGGTGGAGAACCAAGGGCTGATCGATCAGATCGACGGGCTGCAGGACAATCCGGAGATGATCGAGAAAATCGCCCGGGAAAACCTGGGCATGGCGCGCAAGGGCGAGACGGTTTACCGTATCCTGCCCGCCGAGCGGGACACGCTCCTCGATTCGCTGAAAATCCGGGAATGA
- the eno gene encoding phosphopyruvate hydratase — MSIITEVIAREILDSRGNPTVEVEVILDDDSVGRAAVPSGASTGEFEAVELRDGDKSRYLGKGVKKAVENVNEKIAPHVIGLDATYQAKLDKTLIELDGSENKGNLGANAILGVSLAAAKAAAEYCGLPLYQYIGGVNAKVLPVPMMNILNGGSHAQNNVDLQEFMVMPTGAPNFAEALRMGAEIFHSLKKVLSAKGYSTGVGDEGGFAPNLKSNEEAVEVILEAITKAGYKPGEQVNLALDPASSEFFENGKYVFKKSDKSIKSSEDMVKFYADWVKKYPIISIEDGLAEEDWEGWALLTKELGGKIQLVGDDIFVTNIKRLSRGIEQGVANSILIKLNQIGTLTETLDAIQMAKQAGYTCVISHRSGETEDTTLADLAVATNAGQIKTGSASRTDRICKYNQLMRIEEDLADTAQFLGRKAFYNLR, encoded by the coding sequence ATGTCGATCATCACGGAAGTCATCGCCAGAGAAATCCTGGATTCGCGCGGGAACCCGACTGTCGAGGTCGAGGTCATCCTGGACGACGATTCGGTAGGGCGCGCGGCTGTGCCCAGCGGCGCCTCCACCGGCGAGTTCGAGGCCGTGGAGCTGCGTGACGGGGACAAGAGCCGTTACCTGGGCAAGGGTGTGAAGAAAGCGGTCGAGAACGTGAACGAGAAGATCGCCCCGCACGTGATCGGCCTGGACGCCACCTATCAGGCCAAGCTGGACAAGACCCTGATCGAGCTGGACGGCAGCGAGAACAAGGGCAACCTGGGCGCCAATGCGATCCTGGGTGTCTCCCTGGCCGCGGCCAAAGCCGCCGCCGAGTATTGCGGCCTGCCGCTCTACCAGTACATCGGCGGCGTGAACGCCAAGGTGCTGCCCGTGCCGATGATGAACATCCTCAACGGCGGCTCGCACGCCCAGAACAACGTGGACCTGCAGGAATTCATGGTCATGCCCACCGGCGCGCCGAATTTCGCCGAGGCGCTGCGCATGGGCGCCGAGATTTTCCACTCGCTCAAGAAAGTCCTGAGCGCCAAGGGCTACAGCACCGGCGTGGGCGATGAGGGTGGTTTCGCTCCCAACCTCAAGAGCAACGAGGAAGCGGTCGAGGTGATCCTCGAAGCCATCACCAAGGCCGGCTACAAGCCCGGCGAGCAGGTGAACCTGGCCCTCGACCCGGCCTCCAGCGAGTTCTTCGAGAACGGCAAGTACGTGTTCAAGAAGAGCGATAAGTCGATCAAGTCGAGCGAGGACATGGTCAAGTTCTACGCCGACTGGGTCAAGAAATACCCGATCATCTCGATCGAGGACGGCTTGGCCGAGGAGGACTGGGAAGGCTGGGCGCTGCTGACCAAGGAACTGGGCGGCAAGATTCAGCTTGTGGGCGACGACATTTTTGTCACCAACATCAAGCGCCTGTCCCGCGGCATCGAGCAGGGCGTGGCCAACTCGATCCTGATCAAGCTGAACCAGATCGGCACCCTGACCGAGACCCTGGACGCGATCCAGATGGCCAAGCAGGCCGGCTACACCTGCGTGATCAGCCACCGCAGCGGCGAGACCGAGGACACCACGTTGGCCGACTTGGCCGTGGCCACCAACGCCGGACAGATCAAGACCGGCTCGGCCAGCCGCACCGACCGCATCTGCAAGTACAACCAGCTCATGCGGATCGAGGAAGACCTGGCCGACACCGCGCAGTTCCTGGGACGCAAGGCGTTCTACAACCTGCGTTAA
- the sppA gene encoding signal peptide peptidase SppA has product MTTNQKWLLGIFLGLFVLAGGIIFVMAMAALFSPSSLELNDSFGKRVGVLELEGVIDDSQPLIRQLKAFQEDDGIQAVVVRVESPGGAVAPSQEIYQALTVLREKKPVVVSMGSIAASGGYYVACGADSIVAAPGTLTGSIGVILEFPELDEVLKKVGVRFEVVKSGPHKDIGSPFRPMTEEERQIMQSMVDDVYEQFVEVVSSERGLEPDTVRTFADGRVFSGRQALELGLVDATGSLQDAVDMAGRMCGLGENPKITHPRKPRPSLIDLLTQTASTLNDPLAAVGSPRLMYLYR; this is encoded by the coding sequence TTGACCACCAACCAGAAATGGCTGCTTGGCATTTTCCTGGGCCTGTTTGTCCTGGCCGGAGGGATAATATTTGTCATGGCCATGGCCGCCCTGTTCTCGCCCTCCAGCCTGGAGCTGAACGACTCGTTCGGCAAGCGGGTCGGAGTGCTGGAGCTGGAGGGCGTGATCGACGATTCGCAGCCGTTGATCCGTCAGCTCAAGGCTTTCCAGGAGGATGACGGCATCCAGGCGGTGGTGGTGCGGGTGGAAAGCCCCGGCGGCGCGGTGGCCCCGAGTCAGGAAATTTACCAGGCGCTGACCGTGCTGCGCGAGAAGAAGCCGGTGGTGGTCTCGATGGGCTCCATTGCGGCCTCGGGCGGCTACTATGTCGCCTGCGGGGCCGACTCGATCGTGGCCGCGCCGGGCACGCTCACCGGCTCGATCGGGGTGATCCTGGAATTCCCCGAGCTGGACGAGGTGCTCAAGAAAGTGGGAGTGCGCTTCGAGGTGGTCAAGAGCGGCCCCCACAAGGACATCGGCTCGCCGTTCCGTCCGATGACTGAGGAAGAGCGCCAGATCATGCAGTCGATGGTGGACGATGTCTACGAGCAGTTCGTGGAGGTGGTGAGCAGCGAGCGCGGGCTGGAGCCCGACACGGTGCGCACCTTTGCCGACGGCCGGGTGTTCAGCGGCCGTCAGGCGCTGGAGCTGGGCTTGGTGGACGCCACCGGCTCGTTGCAGGATGCGGTGGACATGGCCGGGCGGATGTGCGGTCTGGGAGAAAACCCGAAAATCACCCACCCCAGGAAGCCACGTCCCTCGCTGATCGACCTTCTGACCCAGACCGCCAGTACACTGAACGACCCACTGGCCGCGGTCGGCTCGCCGCGACTGATGTACCTGTACCGCTGA
- the carA gene encoding glutamine-hydrolyzing carbamoyl-phosphate synthase small subunit → MAKAKRQSKKAVLVIEDGRTFQGSSFGAEGETIGEVVFNTSMTGYQEILFDPSYRGQIVTMTYPHIGNTGVNLTDLESDRIQVAGFVAREYVDNHSNWRTTASLDEMMREQGVVGIEGIDTRALTLHIREKGAMKGIISSLDFNYESLMNKLFKAPGMVGRDLVRDVTTARSFIYKPGQDPESSVDYYTYTLDTPDDLAAWRPDNKSEGKHYIVALDCGIKLNMLRIFSFFNSVVLVVPATYGAAEILSLDPDGLFLSNGPGDPESLTYVIKTVRDVVRLRPELPVFGICLGHQIQAWAFGGKTYKLKFGHRGANHPVLDLATGKIEITTQNHGFAVTGHKNAEGVWEIEGCPDLEVTHVNLNDNTIEGFRHKTLPVFSVQYHPESSPGPHDSWYLFKRFIGLIEQQKQSEVQTVS, encoded by the coding sequence ATGGCCAAAGCCAAGAGACAGAGTAAAAAAGCCGTCCTGGTGATCGAGGACGGACGCACGTTCCAGGGAAGCTCGTTCGGGGCCGAGGGCGAGACCATCGGCGAGGTGGTGTTCAACACCAGCATGACCGGCTACCAGGAGATACTTTTCGACCCCTCCTACCGCGGCCAGATCGTGACCATGACCTACCCCCACATTGGCAACACGGGGGTCAACCTGACCGACCTGGAGAGCGACCGCATCCAGGTGGCCGGGTTCGTGGCCCGCGAGTACGTGGACAACCACTCCAACTGGCGCACCACAGCCAGCCTGGACGAGATGATGCGCGAGCAGGGCGTGGTTGGCATCGAGGGAATCGACACCCGCGCGCTCACCCTGCACATCCGCGAAAAAGGCGCGATGAAGGGTATCATCTCCAGCCTGGATTTCAACTACGAATCCCTGATGAACAAGCTGTTCAAGGCCCCCGGCATGGTGGGCCGCGACCTGGTGCGGGATGTCACCACGGCCAGAAGTTTCATCTACAAGCCCGGCCAGGACCCGGAGTCCTCGGTGGACTACTACACCTACACCCTGGACACGCCGGACGACCTTGCCGCCTGGCGCCCGGATAACAAGTCCGAGGGCAAGCACTATATTGTGGCCCTGGACTGCGGGATCAAGCTCAACATGCTGCGCATATTCTCGTTCTTCAACAGCGTTGTGCTGGTGGTCCCTGCCACCTATGGCGCGGCCGAGATACTGAGCCTCGACCCGGACGGCCTGTTCCTGTCCAACGGCCCCGGCGACCCCGAGAGCCTCACCTACGTGATCAAGACCGTGCGCGACGTGGTCCGTCTGCGGCCCGAGCTGCCAGTGTTCGGCATCTGCCTGGGACACCAGATCCAGGCCTGGGCTTTCGGCGGCAAGACCTACAAACTGAAGTTCGGCCACCGCGGGGCCAACCACCCGGTGCTCGACCTGGCCACCGGCAAGATCGAGATCACCACCCAGAACCACGGTTTCGCCGTGACCGGGCATAAGAACGCGGAGGGAGTCTGGGAGATCGAGGGCTGTCCCGACCTCGAGGTCACCCATGTCAACCTGAACGACAACACCATCGAGGGCTTCCGTCACAAGACGCTGCCCGTGTTCTCGGTCCAGTACCATCCCGAATCAAGCCCCGGCCCGCACGACAGCTGGTATCTGTTCAAGCGGTTCATCGGGCTGATCGAACAGCAGAAACAGTCCGAGGTGCAGACAGTCTCTTAA
- the ilvD gene encoding dihydroxy-acid dehydratase, which yields MRSDAVKQGIERAPHRSLLHATGVTRRQLDQPFVGICSSFSDLVPGHIDMRSLERFIEKGIHSAGGSAFIFGVPAVCDGIAMGHRGMSFSLPSRELIADCVETVTMAHMLDALVLLTDCDKITPGMLMAAARLDIPCVVLTAGPMHSGSLEGRRLDLVRDTFEAVGSCMAGKIDENRLHQFELEACPGSGSCAGLYTANTMACLTEAMGMSLYGCGTALSASAKKRRLAFDSGFRAVEMVREGLTARKVLTRAAFENAIALDLALGGSTNSVLHLLAIAHSAEVPLPLEVFDEISRKVPHLTSLRPGGEYFIEDLEYAGGVPGVLNRLAGFLQDSPTVNGWPVSETARRGTVAIPDVIRPLDNPIHAEGGLAVLNGSLAPDGAVVKQSAVEPDMRSFTGVARCFDGEEACMKAIMEKKVNVGEVLVVRYEGPKGGPGMREMLGPTAALTGAGLTSGVALITDGRFSGGTRGPCIGHVAPEAAVGGPIALIQDGDKISIDIEGRKLELHVDAAELERRRAAWRAPEGRFKRGWLRRYAAQVTSANTGAVFPND from the coding sequence ATGAGAAGCGACGCAGTCAAGCAGGGTATTGAGCGCGCACCGCACAGGTCGCTGCTCCACGCCACGGGTGTGACCCGCAGGCAGCTCGACCAGCCGTTCGTGGGCATCTGCTCCAGTTTCAGCGACCTGGTGCCCGGCCACATCGACATGCGCTCCCTGGAGCGTTTCATCGAGAAAGGCATTCACAGCGCGGGCGGCTCGGCCTTCATTTTCGGGGTGCCGGCTGTGTGCGACGGGATCGCGATGGGCCACCGCGGGATGAGTTTCTCGCTGCCCAGCCGCGAGCTGATCGCCGACTGCGTCGAGACCGTCACCATGGCCCACATGCTGGACGCCCTGGTGCTGCTGACCGACTGTGACAAGATCACTCCTGGCATGCTGATGGCCGCCGCGCGGCTGGACATCCCCTGCGTGGTGCTCACCGCCGGGCCGATGCACAGCGGCAGCCTGGAGGGACGGCGCCTGGACCTGGTGCGCGACACGTTCGAGGCCGTGGGAAGCTGCATGGCCGGCAAGATCGACGAGAACCGCCTGCACCAGTTCGAGCTGGAGGCCTGCCCCGGCAGCGGCTCCTGCGCCGGGCTGTACACGGCCAACACCATGGCCTGCCTGACCGAGGCTATGGGTATGAGCCTGTACGGCTGCGGCACGGCTCTTTCAGCCAGCGCCAAGAAACGCCGCCTGGCCTTTGACAGCGGCTTCCGGGCCGTGGAGATGGTGCGTGAGGGCCTCACCGCGCGCAAGGTGCTCACCCGGGCCGCGTTCGAGAACGCAATCGCTCTGGACCTGGCCCTGGGCGGCTCGACCAACAGCGTGCTGCACCTGCTGGCCATCGCCCACAGCGCCGAGGTGCCCCTGCCGCTGGAGGTGTTCGACGAGATCAGCCGCAAGGTGCCGCACCTGACCAGTCTGCGTCCGGGAGGGGAGTATTTCATCGAGGACCTGGAATACGCCGGCGGCGTGCCCGGCGTGCTGAACCGTCTGGCCGGTTTCCTGCAGGATTCGCCCACGGTCAACGGCTGGCCGGTCTCCGAGACCGCCCGGCGCGGCACTGTGGCCATCCCGGATGTGATCCGCCCGCTGGACAACCCGATCCACGCCGAGGGCGGCCTGGCCGTGCTGAACGGCAGCCTGGCCCCGGACGGCGCGGTGGTCAAGCAGAGCGCGGTGGAGCCGGATATGCGCTCTTTCACCGGAGTGGCCCGCTGCTTCGACGGTGAGGAGGCCTGCATGAAGGCTATCATGGAGAAGAAAGTCAACGTGGGCGAGGTGCTGGTGGTGCGCTACGAGGGCCCCAAGGGCGGCCCGGGCATGCGCGAGATGCTGGGACCGACCGCGGCGCTGACCGGCGCGGGCTTGACCAGCGGCGTGGCTCTGATCACGGACGGCCGTTTCTCGGGCGGCACGCGCGGGCCCTGCATCGGGCATGTGGCCCCCGAGGCCGCGGTGGGCGGGCCGATCGCCCTGATTCAGGACGGGGACAAGATCAGTATCGACATAGAAGGCCGCAAGCTGGAGCTGCATGTGGACGCCGCGGAGCTGGAACGCCGCCGCGCCGCCTGGCGCGCCCCGGAGGGACGGTTCAAGCGCGGTTGGCTGCGGCGCTACGCGGCCCAGGTCACCTCGGCCAACACCGGCGCGGTGTTCCCGAACGACTGA
- the ilvB gene encoding biosynthetic-type acetolactate synthase large subunit: MQVATEKPVAVPTAPQRLERLVGSDILVRCLIEEKVDYVFGYPGGVVIPVFDKLYNYSRPKLVLTRHEQGAAHMADGFARSSGRVGVCLATSGPGATNLVTGIATSYMDSVPVVCITGQVATAAIGNDAFQEVDIVGITRPITKHNYLVRDVRDLAATIKEAFYLAASGRPGPVLVDIPKDVLLSETDFSYPEKASIRGYKPTEYGHSQQIRKAAEVMAKAQRPVLYVGGGCIQSNASEELTRLARKTRIPVTTTLLGLGAFPETDPLALGMLGMHGTWYANMAVNECDLLIAVGSRFDDRVTGKVDSFAPKAEVMHIDIDPASISKNIKVDYPIVGDCRNVLLELEKLVQPAPTEDWLKLIEHWKHTHPLKYNKSEKIKPQYVIEAIHQVCGDDTILVTDVGQHQMWAALHYKFVKPRTNITSGGLGTMGFGFPAAIGAALANPDKKVVAVVGDGGFQMNVQEFSTAVGQRLNLIVAVVNNGFLGMVRQWQELFFNKRYSHTCLEYTNPDFVKLVEAYGAVGLRVDRHDQVVPVLQQAMAVKNVPVMIDFRVDRHENVFPMIPPGKMATDIIE, encoded by the coding sequence ATGCAGGTCGCCACAGAAAAGCCAGTCGCCGTGCCGACGGCGCCCCAACGTCTGGAACGCCTTGTCGGCAGCGACATCCTGGTCCGCTGCCTGATCGAAGAGAAGGTGGACTACGTGTTCGGCTATCCGGGAGGCGTGGTCATCCCGGTATTCGACAAGCTCTACAACTACAGCCGTCCCAAGCTGGTCCTTACCCGCCACGAGCAGGGTGCGGCGCACATGGCGGACGGTTTCGCGCGTTCGAGCGGCCGGGTGGGAGTGTGCCTGGCCACCAGCGGCCCCGGCGCCACCAACCTGGTCACCGGCATCGCCACCAGCTACATGGACTCGGTCCCCGTGGTCTGCATCACCGGCCAGGTGGCCACCGCGGCCATCGGCAACGATGCCTTCCAGGAGGTCGACATAGTCGGCATCACCCGCCCGATCACCAAGCACAACTATCTGGTGCGGGACGTGCGCGACCTGGCCGCCACGATCAAGGAGGCTTTCTACCTGGCCGCCTCGGGACGGCCCGGCCCGGTGCTGGTCGATATCCCCAAGGATGTCCTGCTCTCGGAGACCGATTTCTCCTATCCCGAGAAAGCCAGCATCCGCGGCTACAAGCCGACCGAGTACGGACACAGCCAGCAGATACGCAAGGCGGCCGAGGTGATGGCAAAGGCCCAGCGCCCGGTGCTGTACGTGGGCGGTGGCTGCATCCAGTCGAACGCATCCGAGGAGCTGACCCGGCTGGCGCGCAAGACCCGCATCCCGGTGACCACCACCCTTCTCGGCCTGGGGGCTTTCCCCGAGACCGACCCGCTGGCCCTGGGCATGCTGGGCATGCACGGCACCTGGTACGCCAACATGGCGGTCAACGAGTGCGACCTTCTGATCGCGGTCGGCTCGCGCTTCGACGACCGGGTGACCGGCAAGGTGGACTCCTTTGCGCCCAAGGCCGAGGTGATGCACATCGACATCGACCCGGCCTCTATCAGCAAGAACATCAAGGTCGATTACCCCATCGTGGGTGACTGCCGCAACGTGCTGCTGGAGCTGGAAAAGCTGGTTCAGCCCGCCCCGACCGAGGATTGGCTCAAGCTGATCGAGCACTGGAAGCACACGCACCCGCTCAAGTACAACAAGAGCGAGAAGATAAAGCCGCAGTACGTGATCGAGGCGATACACCAGGTCTGCGGCGATGACACGATCCTGGTGACGGATGTGGGCCAGCACCAGATGTGGGCGGCCCTGCACTACAAGTTCGTCAAGCCCCGCACCAACATCACCTCCGGCGGCCTGGGCACAATGGGCTTCGGTTTCCCGGCGGCGATAGGGGCGGCCCTGGCCAACCCGGACAAGAAAGTGGTGGCCGTGGTGGGCGACGGCGGGTTCCAGATGAACGTGCAGGAGTTCTCCACCGCGGTGGGCCAGCGCCTGAACCTGATCGTGGCCGTGGTGAACAACGGGTTCCTGGGCATGGTCCGTCAGTGGCAGGAGCTGTTCTTCAACAAACGTTACAGCCACACCTGCCTGGAATACACCAACCCCGACTTTGTCAAGCTGGTGGAGGCTTACGGTGCGGTCGGCCTGCGCGTGGACCGTCACGACCAGGTGGTCCCAGTGCTGCAGCAGGCGATGGCGGTGAAGAACGTACCGGTGATGATCGATTTCCGCGTGGACCGTCACGAGAACGTCTTCCCGATGATTCCGCCGGGAAAGATGGCCACCGACATCATCGAGTAA
- the ilvN gene encoding acetolactate synthase small subunit, with translation MQHTISLLVENKFGVYSRIAGLFSGKGFNMDSICVGATENPELSRMTIVSSGDDMVIEQIIKQLRRIIDVIKVTDLTEESHVNRELALVKLSCTAATRASIIQVVDIFRAKIVDISQKTLTVEVTGSTDKVQAMINMLQPFGIKEMARTGVVALKREWAGKGPDWATGAEKQKQFV, from the coding sequence ATGCAGCATACGATATCACTTCTGGTCGAGAACAAGTTCGGGGTCTATTCCCGCATCGCCGGGCTGTTCAGCGGCAAGGGCTTCAACATGGACTCCATCTGCGTCGGGGCGACCGAGAACCCCGAGCTGAGCCGAATGACCATAGTCTCCAGCGGCGACGACATGGTGATCGAGCAGATCATCAAGCAGCTGCGGCGCATCATCGACGTGATCAAGGTGACTGATCTGACCGAGGAAAGCCACGTGAACCGCGAGCTGGCGCTGGTGAAGCTCAGTTGCACGGCTGCGACGCGGGCCTCGATCATCCAGGTGGTGGACATTTTCCGCGCCAAGATCGTCGACATCTCGCAGAAGACCCTGACCGTGGAGGTCACCGGCAGCACCGACAAGGTGCAGGCCATGATCAACATGCTGCAGCCGTTCGGGATCAAGGAAATGGCGCGAACCGGAGTGGTGGCGCTCAAGCGCGAGTGGGCCGGCAAGGGCCCGGACTGGGCCACCGGCGCCGAGAAGCAGAAACAGTTCGTCTGA
- the ilvC gene encoding ketol-acid reductoisomerase yields MQIYYDKDSKPAVLKNKKIAIVGYGSQGHAQSQNLRDSGYKVIVSELEGTDNYKRAVADGFKPVTAAEAAKQADVIQILLPDQIQADIYRSDIAQHMKKGKSLVFSHGFNIHFGQIVPPADVDVYMVAPKGPGHLVRRVYEQGGGVPALIAVQQDASGKAHDMALAHAVGIGAGRAGILETTFAEETETDLFGEQVVLCGGLTELIRAGFDTLVNAGYQPQIAYFECLHEVKLIVDLIYEGGIANMRYSISDTAEYGDLAVGKRIITDQTRQEMKKVLGEIQDGTFARNWLLENKVGRPFFNARRRQDSEHLIEKVGAKLRGMMSWLKK; encoded by the coding sequence ATGCAGATTTACTATGATAAGGACTCAAAGCCCGCAGTGCTGAAGAATAAGAAGATCGCCATCGTGGGTTACGGCAGCCAGGGGCACGCCCAGTCGCAGAACCTCCGTGACAGCGGCTACAAGGTTATCGTGAGCGAGCTGGAAGGCACCGACAACTACAAGCGCGCCGTGGCGGACGGGTTCAAGCCGGTCACCGCCGCCGAGGCGGCCAAGCAGGCCGATGTGATCCAGATCCTGCTGCCCGACCAGATCCAGGCCGACATCTACCGCTCGGATATCGCCCAGCACATGAAGAAGGGCAAGTCCCTGGTGTTCAGCCACGGGTTCAACATCCATTTCGGCCAGATCGTGCCCCCGGCGGATGTGGACGTGTACATGGTCGCCCCGAAAGGCCCGGGCCACCTGGTCCGCCGTGTCTACGAGCAGGGCGGCGGCGTGCCGGCCCTGATCGCCGTGCAGCAGGACGCCAGCGGCAAGGCGCATGACATGGCCCTGGCCCACGCCGTGGGTATCGGCGCCGGGCGCGCCGGCATCCTCGAGACCACTTTCGCCGAGGAAACCGAGACCGACCTGTTCGGTGAGCAGGTGGTGCTCTGCGGTGGTTTGACCGAGCTGATCCGCGCCGGGTTCGACACCCTGGTCAACGCCGGCTACCAGCCGCAGATCGCCTATTTCGAGTGTCTGCACGAGGTCAAGCTCATTGTCGACCTGATCTACGAGGGAGGCATAGCCAACATGCGGTATTCCATCTCGGACACGGCCGAGTACGGGGATCTCGCGGTTGGCAAACGGATCATTACCGACCAGACCCGTCAGGAGATGAAGAAGGTACTGGGTGAAATCCAGGACGGGACCTTTGCCCGCAACTGGCTGCTGGAAAACAAGGTCGGCCGTCCGTTCTTCAATGCGCGCAGGCGCCAGGATTCCGAGCACCTCATCGAGAAAGTCGGCGCCAAGCTGCGCGGGATGATGAGCTGGCTGAAGAAATAG